Below is a genomic region from Miscanthus floridulus cultivar M001 chromosome 1, ASM1932011v1, whole genome shotgun sequence.
CATGCCTTCAACGTGAGATATACTACTAATCTGATCTGAACAGTTCACATCGTGCTCTAAGGGATACATACTACGAGTAGTAGTACCATGTGTGCATAATTTGCATGTCTTTTTGTACATAGGCCACCTACGACGAGTTGGCAAGTATCCTGATGCCACAAACCGGCGGCCCCATCGTGCACTACACCGCGGACGTGGAGCCCGAGACCGGTGGCGGCAAAGAGGAGCGTGGGCAGGGCGACGTGCACGATGATGTGCTGGACAGGGGAGCCAGGTGCGAGGGTGCTGGCGCGTGGAGGCCGGTAGGCAGGGGAGACGAAGGCGACGAGTGCAGCAGCGATGACACACGGCGGCCGACGTGGTCGTGGAAGAAGCTGGTGAACAGGTTCATCGgaggggcggcgggcggcggcgtcaCCGCGGAGGTGAacaagaagggcaagaagaaggGGGGCGCGCCGGAGCCGTACAACCTCTACGACAGCGAGCCCGGGTTCCGGAACACCTACGGCTGGACCGTCTCCGTCGACAAGCACCAGTACGAGCCCCTCAAGCACCCCGACATCGGCGTCTACCTCGTAAACCTCACCGCGGTGAGTGCGCGCCGTGAACCGACCGACCGACTTCTTGTTGGATTCCCTTTTGCGAACACGATTCGAGAGATCGGGGATCGAACGCACAGCCAATTAAGCTGATCATCATTCTGTGCCTGCTGCATCTGCATGATTGACAGGGGTCGATGCTGGCGCCGCACGTGAACCCTCGGGCGACGGAGTACGGCGTGGTGCTGGGCGGGGAAGGCACGATCCAGGTGGTGTTCCCGAACGGCTCGCTGGCGATGAGCGAGGTGGTGCGCCCCGGCGACGTGTTCTGGATCCCGCGCTACTTCCCGTTCTGCCAGGTGGCGTCACGGGGCGGGCCCTTCGAGTTCTTCGGCTTCACCACCTCGGCGCGCCGCAACCGGCCGCAGTTCCTGGTCGGCGCCTCCTCGGTGCTCCGTACGATGCTCGGCCCGGAGATCGCCGCCGGTTTCGGCGTTCGCGAGGAGGAGTTCAGTAAGCTGGTGCGTGCGCAGAGGGATGCTCTGATAATGC
It encodes:
- the LOC136499544 gene encoding vicilin-like seed storage protein At2g28490, yielding MDRVAVMAPSLLVLLLLLLSQCSAAAPRHGAEGWWEEGEGEWRPAEEEEKGKGRGLFVLDRLEKVVESEGGQVRVVRGQPWPPSAFACREGLMHIGFITMEPKTLFVPQYLDSSITLFVHRGEVKVGYIHKDELVERKLKMGDVLHIDAGSTFYLVNTGKGQRLQIICSIDASDSLGFGPPYQAFYLGGAGHPASVIAGFGPKTLTHAFNATYDELASILMPQTGGPIVHYTADVEPETGGGKEERGQGDVHDDVLDRGARCEGAGAWRPVGRGDEGDECSSDDTRRPTWSWKKLVNRFIGGAAGGGVTAEVNKKGKKKGGAPEPYNLYDSEPGFRNTYGWTVSVDKHQYEPLKHPDIGVYLVNLTAGSMLAPHVNPRATEYGVVLGGEGTIQVVFPNGSLAMSEVVRPGDVFWIPRYFPFCQVASRGGPFEFFGFTTSARRNRPQFLVGASSVLRTMLGPEIAAGFGVREEEFSKLVRAQRDALIMPSFPASGKEDEEEKHGKKKGREEKHGKGEGKREREKPLPLVVEQVAEE